A genomic window from Fusarium oxysporum Fo47 chromosome VIII, complete sequence includes:
- a CDS encoding TLC domain-containing protein — translation MSGSEPFPLLNTANDQLHQRRPADQANSYVSNTTATQDAINNARKRRKSSLLGGEIRGDTGAPALASSRASLEASDNHSNGHSDGRKRLSKRRRARGLIGRAKQTMIKHTFVLPAVLLVFFLVGYAINPTESNPIHHFIFLSYKLPQDDPNEPAQYGKGRWDIAFVGFYTIVLSFTREFIMQELLSPLARYYNLTRGKKARFMEQVYTALYFGVLGPAGLWVMSHTPVWYFNTHGMYEGFPHRTHLAPVKFYYLFEAAYWAQQAIVLLLGMEKPRKDFKELVGHHVVTLGLIGLSYRFHFTYIGLAVYVTHDISDFFLATSKTLNYIDSPLVGPYFGVFMVAWIYLRHFLNLKIIWSLLTEFETVGPFELNWETQQYKCRIAQVITFALLSSLQALNLFWLFCIARIAWRFLSQNDLQDDRSEDEDDDIEEEEEMPASALKTNGKANGFVNGHTNGHAISKIPEDAKN, via the exons ATGTCAGGCTCAGAACCTTTTCCGCTGCTAAACACGGCAAACGATCAGCTGCATCAGCGTCGTCCCGCAGACCAAGCAAATTCCTACGTCAGCAACACCACAGCCACCCAAGACGCCATCAACAACGCCCGGAAGCGACGTAAGAGTAGTCTTTTGGGCGGCGAGATCAGAGGTGACACGGGTGCTCCGGCATTGGCTTCCAGTCGTGCCAGTCTCGAGGCCTCAGATAACCACTCCAATGGTCAC TCCGACGGCCGCAAGCGCCTCTCGAAACGACGCCGTGCTCGTGGCCTCATCGGTCGAGCGAAGCAGACCATGATCAAGCATACTTTCGTCCTCCCTGccgtcctcctcgtcttcttcctcgttgGATATGCCATCAACCCTACCGAGTCCAACCCTATCCACcacttcatcttcttgtcgtACAAGCTTCCTCAAGATGACCCCAACGAGCCTGCGCAGTACGGAAAGGGACGCTGGGATATCGCCTTTGTTGGTTTCTACACAATTGTCCTCTCCTTCACTCGTGAATTCATCATGCAGGAGCTCCTGTCACCACTGGCCCGTTACTACAACCTCACCCGTGGTAAGAAGGCCCGTTTCATGGAGCAGGTCTACACTGCTCTCTACTTCGGCGTCCTTGGTCCCGCTGGTCTCTGGGTCATGAGCCACACTCCTGTGTGGTACTTCAATACCCATGGCATGTACGAGGGCTTCCCTCACCGAACTCATCTTGCACCAGTCAAGTTCTACTATCTATTCGAGGCCGCATACTGGGCTCAGCAGGCCATTGTGCTTCTCCTGGGTATGGAGAAGCCTCGCAAGGACTTCAAGGAGCTTGTTGGTCACCATGTTGTCACCCTCGGACTCATTGGCCTGAGTTACCGATTCCACTTCACCTACATTGGTCTGGCAGTCTACGTCACCCACGATATCAGTGACTTCTTCCTCGCTACGTCCAAGACGCTCAACTACATTGATTCTCCCCTCGTCGGACCTTATTTCGGAGTCTTCATGGTTGCTTGGATCTATCTGCGTCACTTCCTCAACTTGAAGATCATTTGGTCTCTTCTCACCGAATTCGAGACCGTTGGCCCCTTTGAGCTCAACTGGGAGACTCAGCAATACAAGTGCCGTATCGCACAGGTCATCACTTTCGCACTCCTCTCGTCCCTCCAGGCCTTGAACTTGTTCTGGCTCTTCTGCATTGCTCGAATTGCGTGGCGATTCCTCAGCCAGAATGATCTCCAGGATGACCGATCTGAggacgaagacgatgatatcgaggaagaggaagagatgcCTGCCTCTGCCCTCAAGACCAACGGCAAGGCAAATGGCTTCGTCAACGGACATACCAATGGTCATGCCATCAGCAAGATCCCTGAAGATGCGAAGAACTAG
- a CDS encoding PalH/RIM21-domain-containing protein, whose translation MAAAAALDMVSATITALPSLCTTTLLPDSGVMTLGLDGVPVPLTEPAVYQVPCPTPDLLPRAEYSVTVAASGDESSLTRHDPADSSPKFSDFRDPFYASTFPICYALAATTVTAYMLVIMLFVTPRSFLDGGIVYLGRRSAFTHSSSSSVTIGGRPWLQKVAALTVAISLTIASADTFHAAKSQYMWGIQNANQLQDEVMNSVELKVIRLVSDTFLWLAQAQTLIRLFPRHREKIIIKWVAFALITLDVVFSAITSFKYSENGINTTARPKNFVHPVPALSYLFQLSLGLLYAAWVVYYALMKKRYSFYHPFMKNISFVAIISLISILIPVVFFILDISQPDFTGWGDYVRWVGAAAASVVVWEWVERIEALEREEKKDGILGREVFDGDDTLEINASEFPWLRNRKSRKGGSSGSSGDGDRQQMSSSAANGWPTVSSIANRYRGQSNSAFAETTDQSTQRGTSRGLRPNIWPARPAPAVTPISRTDTASAASTVYAVRYQAPSETTSRTPDPLPQPSVVDLSQQSSTPPSQHMHDESSSSNQAPASVQNGHVVSSPSQQSADLEANSTNSPAQGGWRSLAFAGPRSGHSGEDATREMTQQSDHNPVAEREGRTNSSSRWDLRARLEDFAANQAEKLRDRMRTAPNTESLPVTVIPAPPRRGAALQQVLEEEELNTAEQGSPGREPFTSQNRSTNSPSNASRDATGEITQLDRSRSAFSGSQGDGPIPPNNPPLWRGVRPRMAPDEDYYDDSDDGSLSGRSSLDHRRQDSDSSGLHRTS comes from the coding sequence atggctgctgctgccgcccTCGACATGGTCTCCGCGACCATCACGGCGCTGCCTTCGTTGTGCACGACGACTCTCCTGCCCGACAGTGGCGTTATGACACTGGGACTCGACGGCGTCCCTGTACCATTGACCGAACCGGCTGTATATCAAGTCCCATGTCCGACCCCCGATCTCTTGCCTCGAGCCGAGTACTCCGTGACGGTTGCTGCTTCAGGCGACGAGAGCAGTCTCACTCGGCATGACCCAGCAGATAGCAGCCCCAAATTCTCCGACTTCCGCGATCCCTTTTACGCCTCTACTTTTCCGATATGCTACGCCCTTGCCGCGACTACCGTTACCGCTTACATGCTCGTTATTATGCTATTTGTCACACCGCGGTCGTTTCTTGATGGAGGAATCGTTTACCTGGGCCGACGATCCGCTTTCACTCACAGCTCATCCAGCAGTGTCACGATTGGTGGCCGGCCATGGCTACAGAAAGTTGCAGCTTTGACTGTTGCTATCTCGCTAACGATTGCCTCGGCTGACACCTTTCATGCTGCCAAAAGTCAGTACATGTGGGGGATCCAGAACGCGAATCAACTGCAGGACGAGGTGATGAATAGTGTGGAACTCAAAGTTATTAGGCTCGTCTCTGATACTTTTCTATGGTTGGCTCAGGCCCAGACTCTAATCCGACTCTTTCCCCGGCACCGGGAAAAGATCATTATCAAATGGGTCGCGTTCGCACTCATCACTCTCGATGTTGTCTTCAGTGCCATTACCAGTTTCAAATACTCGGAAAATGGCATAAACACCACCGCGCGACCCAAAAACTTTGTTCATCCCGTGCCCGCTCTCAGCTATCTGTTTCAACTCTCCCTCGGGCTCTTGTACGCAGCATGGGTTGTTTACTATGCGCTAATGAAGAAGCGCTATTCTTTCTACCACCCCTTCATGAAGAACATTAGCTtcgtcgccatcatctcGCTTATTTCAATCCTGATTCCCGTCGTATTTTTCATTCTCGATATCTCTCAGCCTGATTTCACTGGATGGGGAGACTACGTGCGATGGGTTGGTGCTGCAGCTGCCAGTGTCGTGGTCTGGGAGTGGGTGGAAAGGATCGAGGCTCTAGAACGAGAGGAGAAAAAGGACGGCATACTTGGACGTGAAGTCTTTGATGGAGACGATACACTCGAAATCAACGCATCCGAGTTCCCATGGCTCCGCAATCGCAAGAGCCGAAAAGGAGGCAGCTCAGGAAGTAGTGGCGACGGCGATCGACAACAAATGTCTTCGTCTGCTGCCAATGGTTGGCCGACTGTTTCCTCCATTGCCAACAGATACCGAGGGCAGAGCAATAGTGCTTTTGCCGAGACTACTGACCAATCCACACAAAGAGGCACAAGCAGAGGTTTGCGGCCCAACATCTGGCCAGCTCGCCCGGCGCCTGCTGTGACCCCTATTAGCCGAACAGATACCGCCAGCGCAGCCAGCACGGTTTATGCCGTGAGATATCAAGCACCCTCAGAAACCACATCGCGAACACCAGACCCTCTACCGCAACCGAGTGTGGTCGATCTGAGTCAACAGAGCAGCACTCCCCCAAGTCAGCACATGCATGATGAATCCAGTTCTTCAAATCAAGCTCCAGCTTCTGTACAAAATGGACATGTCGTGTCATCGCCATCACAACAATCTGCCGATCTAGAAGCAAACTCGACAAACTCGCCAGCTCAGGGCGGTTGGCGAAGTCTTGCATTTGCCGGCCCGAGGTCTGGTCACTCGGGTGAGGATGCGACAAGGGAGATGACCCAGCAATCAGATCACAATCCAGTCGCGGAGCGCGAAGGAAGGACGAATAGTTCGAGCCGATGGGATCTGAGAGCTCGCCTAGAAGATTTTGCGGCCAATCAAGCAGAGAAATTACGGGACCGCATGCGCACAGCTCCCAATACCGAGAGTCTTCCTGTAACGGTTATTCCGGCACCTCCGCGAAGAGGAGCAGCGCTGCAGCAGGTgctcgaggaagaagagctcaaCACAGCAGAGCAGGGCTCGCCAGGTCGGGAACCTTTTACGTCCCAAAACAGGAGTACGAACAGTCCTAGCAACGCATCGCGAGACGCAACAGGAGAAATTACACAACTAGACAGGAGTCGAAGCGCGTTCTCAGGCAGCCAAGGCGATGGGCCGATCCCACCGAACAACCCACCACTATGGCGGGGTGTTCGACCGAGAATGGCCCCCGACGAAGATTACTATGATGATTCTGACGATGGATCACTATCGGGCAGGTCATCATTGGATCATCGGAGGCAAGATTCGGACTCATCGGGTCTCCACCGGACGAGTTGA
- a CDS encoding YjeF-related protein N-terminus-domain-containing protein has protein sequence MATQFIGLHMRVVLRDPPGSELTGTVGNVQAGSGLTLTNVFVSDTKQWLPHLQVHAANIADLAEVKNDRPATYTPAPAESIAAPFISQPPPQPAFVDPAILSMGRPPAALTPTGSDSKVPLEDGRAELQVAPMSATVSTPGRPTPDHDLTGSVSNLAINEAVQEMDNGQPIEGQAPRSAKKKNNNNRRSRQSKQGKGQRAEDDGQAIEGSPASGRGKGWRQTPILQSTSSFQPFHSLKKSSKGRKGILDNGWASEDVTEEMGEFDFENNLAKFDKRTIFDQMRKEDQIDDASRLVSHNRKPKPGTAGGKNLHYTENVLDLPSSTKKDADFWNSEADDGLNEAERLSGRDVRSGQGNRRADSKSGPSRRSQSRKASAVAISGGLPLSRVNSGVRAGHLSRLSISRPESRSTNSRQQGHPPGLYLVPSHKRLETVSALQMLNLENIAANEIGLTEQLMAENGGRGIAEVALIALSDPAIKVRFGLAGANPSSSATLTSPVVVILAGNNKSGIRAIAAARHLRNKNVNMLVCLVGIEREKDLLEDLRQQIQLYRAFGGKILSKADLFEHLRKASSSGSPVSVSLIIDALLGLTISFEELRTGDQAAVYELMEWANRNEAFVLSVDVPTGIDPTSGKVAVIDGSRLFVKPRYVVAMGAPKRGLLEAVTPPDEDDPQNMNNAGHEEEWRLFIADIGLGSAVWRKAGTKIRRGIDFDEKWLLEMKYRDGQQDGTDSDEE, from the exons ATGGCAACCCAGTTCATCGGCTTGCATATGCGGGTGGTGTTAAGGGACCCTCCTGGGAGCGAACTGACGGGGACAGTTGGCAATGTCCAGGCAGGAAGCGGCTTAACATTGACTAACG TGTTCGTCTCGGATACCAAACAATGGCTTCCTCACTTGCAGGTCCACGCCGCTAACATCGccgatcttgctgaagtcaAGAACGACAGGCCAGCGACATATACGCCTGCTCCAGCCGAATCCATCGCTGCGCCTTTCATTTCGCAACCACCACCGCAACCTGCTTTTGTAGACCCTGCGATCCTAAGTATGGGAAGACCGCCAGCAGCATTAACGCCGACAGGCTCCGACTCAAAAGTGCCATTGGAGGATGGAAGAGCTGAACTACAAGTCGCTCCTATGAGTGCCACTGTCTCAACACCGGGGAGACCCACCCCTGATCACGATCTGACTGGTTCTGTCAGTAATTTGGCCATCAACGAAGCGGTCCAAGAAATGGACAATGGCCAGCCAATTGAAGGACAGGCACCGCGATCCGCcaagaagaaaaacaacaacaaccgaCGCTCTCGACAGTCCAAGCAAGGAAAGGGCCAGcgtgctgaggatgatggccAAGCTATTGAGGGTTCACCCGCCAGTGGCCGAGGCAAGGGGTGGAGGCAAACACCAATCCTGCAGAGTACATCATCTTTCCAACCATTCCATTCTCTGAAAAAGAGCTCCAAGGGGCGCAAAGGTATCCTCGATAACGGCTGGGCATCCGAAGATGTCACAGAAGAGATGGGCGAGTTCGATTTTGAAAACAACCTGGCAAAGTTTGATAAGCGTACCATTTTTGATCAGATGAGGAAGGAGGATCAAATCGACGATGCCAGCCGATTGGTGTCTCACAATCGAAAACCAAAGCCTGGCACAGCTGGCGGAAAGAACCTGCATTACACGGAAAATGTACTGGACCTGCCGTCCTCAACTAAGAAAGATGCAGACTTCTGGAATAGTGAGGCAGATGATGGACTGAACGAGGCTGAGAGGCTTTCTGGACGGGATGTTCGGAGTGGTCAAGGTAATAGGAGGGCTGATAGCAAATCGGGTCCCTCACGAAGATCACAGTCACGCAAGGCGAGTGCTGTTGCAATATCTGGCGGCCTTCCGCTAAGCCGCGTCAATTCTGGCGTACGTGCAGGCCACCTGTCTCGGTTGTCGATCTCTCGACCAGAATCTCGCAGTACTAACAGTAGACAGCAAGGTCACCCGCCTGGCTTATACCTCGTCCCTTCGCATAAGCGTCTTGAAACTGTTTCAGCCTTGCAGATGCTTAATCTCGAAAACATAGCAGCGAACGAGATCGGCTTAACAGAACAACTTATGGCCGAGAATGGAGGCCGAGGTATTGCTGAGGTTGCTCTGATAGCCCTTTCAGACCCTGCTATCAAAGTACGGTTCGGCCTTGCTGGTGCGAATCCCTCCTCCAGTGCTACATTGACGAGTCCGGTGGTGGTGATCCTGGCTGGAAATAACAAATCGGGTATCCGAgctattgctgctgctcgcCATCTGCGGAACAAAAACGTCAACATGCTCGTATGCTTAGTGGGTATTGAGCGCGAGAAAGACTTGCTCGAGGACCTGCGGCAACAGATTCAACTTTATCGAGCTTTTGGTGGTAAAATTCTCAGCAAGGCAGATCTGTTCGAGCATTTGCGcaaagcatcatcatcaggcTCACCTGTCTCAGTATCACTCATCATCGATGCTCTTCTGGGCTTGACCATATCGTTTGAAGAACTGCGAACTGGTGACCAGGCTGCTGTGTATGAGTTGATGGAGTGGGCGAACCGGAACGAAGCGTTCGTGCTATCGGTCGATGTGCCAACAGGTATCGACCCAACTTCCGGCAAAGTGGCAGTGATAGATGGTAGCCGTCTATTTGTGAAGCCTCGATACGTTGTTGCAATGGGTGCTCCCAAGCGAGGCTTGCTCGAAGCCGTGACACCACCCGATGAGGATGACCCTCAGAACATGAACAACGCCGGACACGAAGAAGAATGGCGTCTATTTATCGCGGATATTGGCCTGGGAAGTGCCGTCTGGAGGAAGGCTGGAACCAAGATTCGAAGAGGtatcgactttgatgagaagtgGTTACTGGAGATGAAGTATCGGGATGGACAGCAGGACGGAACCGACTCTGATGAGGAATAA
- a CDS encoding uncharacterized protein (expressed protein) translates to MAGFPPVGAMPQNIPAPMHHTQAPQTRPSMPQQNGAPAGLPAFMPANTQPYSHPPDPPMYLRRQDPAEIKNARSGEPPMYRALRLEKTPGASSGGKARDTEYDWETITRTDKNMSQSRIKERIEHLDKTTRSVSKKKQDKNETIQLQLDRAQADLTKEDRDFRFYYKLAQIESEWRAADDPRHRDDRSVRSSRKHRSHSKRSKSPRLERVAINAYFQRMPADGRHSSRTLDTHGSMRQPRQIQQTPAQPRMGGLPSVTLPQGFVPPPPTAAPAVAAPVRPAPPPATDPRLNGQLRPPMGEQNVPRMPQAHSPRQGPFNNAQQSVMPPAEPGNAVPHNAGVVAPVPAPAPAPAQGQVPVRPPPRLPAINIPIDRPPHGPLPGAKAPPQMPSSGPGAPKTPFEAGNRSPKKTAPESGFNIEEKVKVYHSSGRSSSPSDGDGDEWSEDESEDTRPSSIGSGSSPQRGRGRSPNPKRMPSDHHENIIIQDPRNLRKNAEYMADDRSSQHSDRQHVRFNSPGRRYRDESCSPRVEYHSPREQPWKGEPPRIIQAARLSVRHVRGTAPRRDDSHDIRPSRTDKPLERARLDDGHRERDVRRDNDRFKHIEEDLRRRREFKERREDRRPDDYKYVDPEPRWSDRRAREYMSHREPRYSRQHHEDREAYRRYSDRRD, encoded by the coding sequence ATGGCTGGTTTTCCTCCTGTCGGGGCTATGCCTCAAAATATCCCAGCACCAATGCATCATACTCAAGCTCCCCAAACACGACCTTCAATGCCCCAGCAGAACGGAGCCCCCGCAGGACTTCCTGCATTCATGCCTGCCAACACCCAGCCCTATAGCCATCCTCCCGACCCTCCCATGTATCTGCGGCGGCAAGATCctgctgagatcaagaatgCCCGAAGCGGGGAGCCTCCTATGTACAGAGCTCTCCGCCTCGAAAAGACCCCTGGTGCCTCCAGTGGTGGCAAGGCACGGGATACAGAATATGACTGGGAGACCATCACTCGTACAGACAAGAATATGTCCCAATCAAGGATCAAGGAGAGGATCGAGCACTTAGATAAAACCACAAGATCTGtctcaaagaagaagcaagacaagaacgAGACtatccagctccagctcgACAGGGCTCAAGCTGATCTGACCAAAGAGGACCGTGACTTCCGGTTCTACTATAAGTTGGCCCAGATCGAATCAGAATGGCGGGCGGCAGATGATCCCAGACACCGGGATGACAGAAGTGTACGAAGCTCCAGAAAGCATAGAAGCCACTCGAAGAGGAGCAAATCTCCTAGGCTCGAGAGAGTGGCAATCAATGCATATTTCCAGAGGATGCCCGCCGATGGTCGGCATAGCTCCAGAACTCTCGATACACATGGATCGATGAGACAGCCAAGGCAAATCCAACAAACACCTGCCCAACCACGAATGGGAGGGTTACCCTCTGTTACCCTTCCCCAAGGATTTGTGCCCCCTCCTCCTACTGCTGCTCCTGCTGTTGCAGCCCCTGTCAGACCAGCGCCTCCTCCAGCGACTGATCCAAGATTGAACGGCCAACTCAGGCCTCCTATGGGGGAACAAAACGTTCCTCGTATGCCCCAAGCCCACTCCCCTCGACAAGGTCCATTCAACAACGCACAGCAAAGTGTCATGCCACCTGCAGAGCCAGGAAATGCGGTCCCTCATAATGCAGGTGTCGTAGCACCAgtaccagcaccagcaccagcaccagcacaAGGACAAGTTCCAGTTCGACCACCCCCAAGACTACCAGCGATCAATATCCCCATCGACCGACCACCACATGGGCCATTGCCAGGGGCGAAGGCTCCTCCACAGATGCCATCATCAGGTCCCGGTGCACCCAAGACTCCATTCGAGGCAGGCAATCGCTCACCAAAGAAAACGGCACCAGAGTCAGGGTTCAATATTGAAgaaaaggtcaaggtttatCATAGCTCAGGCCGAAGTTCCTCGCCATCTGATGGTGACGGTGACGAGTGGTCAGAAGATGAAAGTGAGGACACAAGGCCGTCGTCCATTGGTTCCGGTAGCAGCCCGCAACGGGGTCGAGGGCGTAGCCCGAACCCGAAGCGTATGCCTTCCGATCATCACGAAAACATTATCATCCAGGATCCTCGCAACCTCAGAAAGAATGCCGAATATATGGCTGATGACCGCTCCTCTCAACATTCTGATCGGCAGCATGTGCGGTTCAATTCCCCCGGCCGTCGCTACCGTGACGAAAGTTGCTCGCCTAGAGTCGAATATCATTCTCCCCGAGAACAGCCATGGAAAGGAGAGCCGCCACGAATTATCCAGGCAGCAAGACTTAGCGTCCGTCATGTGCGCGGCACTGCGCCCCGACGAGATGATTCTCACGATATCAGACCTAGTCGCACCGACAAGCCGCTTGAGCGAGCAAGATTAGATGACGGCCATCGTGAGCGTGACGTTCGAAGAGACAATGATCGCTTCAAGCATATTGAAGAGGATCTTCGACGGCGCCGTGAATTTAAGGAGAGGCGAGAAGATCGAAGGCCCGACGACTACAAGTACGTTGACCCTGAACCTCGCTGGAGTGATCGACGGGCTCGAGAGTATATGAGCCACAGGGAGCCACGTTATTCACGGCAGCATCATGAAGATCGTGAGGCTTATAGGAGATACAGTGACCGACGAGACTGA